The following DNA comes from Cellulomonas soli.
GAGTCGCTGTTCGGCGACCACCATGCGCACGGGCCCGAGGGCGTGCGGTTCTGGACGCGGCAGAAGGTCGTGACGACCCGGTGGCCGCACCAGGACCGGCCGGTCGCCGCGAGCATGGCCTTCCCGAACGTCGTCGCCTGACGGGCTCAGCCCGTCGAACCCGTCCGGGACTGGTCGCGCCCCGACTCCTTGGCCAGGTACAGCGCGCGGTCGGCCTCGGTCAGCGCCGCCAGGCCGTCGCCCGTGCCGTCGTACGCCGCGATCCCCGCCGAGAACGTCACCGCGGGGTCCCGGGCCAGCCACGCCATGCGCAGGGTGTCGACCGCGTCGACGGCGTCCGCGACCGACGTGTGCGCGAGCACGAGGGCGAACTCCTCGCCGCCGTACCGGGCCGCGTAGTCGTCCGGCAGCAGCACCCGGCGGACCGTGGAGCCGAACAGGGCGATCATCTCGTCGCCCGCCGCGTGCCCGAACGCGTCGTTGAGGTCCTTGAACCGGTCGAAGTCGCAGATCACCACGCAGTCACCCGCCGCGAGCCCCGACAGCCGCTGCTCCAGGCCGCGGCGGTTGCCCAGCCCGGTCAGCGGGTCGGTGACGCTCAGCTCGGCCAGCCGGGCGCGGGAGATGCGCTGGTGAGCGCGCAGGGTCGACAGGGCCACCCCGGTGACGACCCAGGCCACGCCGTGCACGAGCAGCCGGTAGTCCTCGGTGATCGACAGGTCCCTGAAGCCGCTGCTCTCCGCCCACCAGGCCAGCGGCAGCAGCGCAAGGGACGCCCAGCGCTGGTGGAACAGCCCGGTGTACACGAACGTCAGCGGGATCAGACCCGACCAGAGACCGGCGTCGTGGTCGATGGCCGCCGAGGCCGCGCCGAGCACGACGAGCGCCCCGGCCGGGTACAGCATCGTGCTCCACCGGTCCCAGAGCCGCCGGGACAGCATCGCGGTCAGGACGGCCAGGACGGCGAGCAGGGCCGCCACCAGGAGCGGCGCCGTCCCCGGGTTCGGCGCAGGCAGGTCCGGCGGGCGGTGCCGCGCGATCTTCATGCTCGCCACGACGGCGAGCACGACGAAGCCGACCAGCAGCCGCCCGATGCCGATCGCGGGTCCCCGGGCGTACACCCACCGGGGCGCGCGGCGCAGCAGGGGTGCCACGAGCGGGTCGTCCGCCCAGGCGTCGACCAGCGCCGGCGCGACCGCACCGGGCGGACGAGCGCCGGGGTCGGCGGCGGCGTGGCCGTGGGGTGGGGTCACCCACCGCCGATCGGCGGGACACGTCGTCGTCTGAGCCGTCCGGTGTCACCCGTTCGGCCGCAGGGTGACGACGGGCGTGTTCTGCCTGGACCGGGCGCGTTTTTCACCCGCGGCGTAGCGTCGACCACGGCGGCCGGACGGCCGCGAGAGGCGAGGAGGGCACGATGGGGCACCACCGGGAGTGGAAGGACCTGAGCGCGGGTCGCAAGGTCGGGATCGTGGTCGTCTCGGCCGCGCAGGTCGCGCTCGCCGGAGCAGCCTTCCGGGACCTGGCGCGACGTCCCGCGGAGCAGGTCGACGGGCCCAAGCTCGCCTGGGGGCTCGCGCTGCTCGTCAACTGGATCGGCCCGATCGCCTACTTCACGAAGGGCCGTCTGCCGCAGGCGTGAGCGCCGGGGGCGTCGGAGGCGTCGGAGGCACGCTGGCCGGGGGCACGAGCCGGCCGCGGACGAGCAGCACCAGGGTCTGCGCGACCAAGGCGAGCAGCAGCACGTTCGCCAGGACGAGCACGACCACCGCCAGCACCCGCATCCCGAGCGTGCCGGTCGCGTGGTCGAGGCGCAGCGCGGTGTTCGCCATGGCCGCCAGACCGAACGAGAACGCCCACAGGCCGGGGCTGAAGCCACCCTGGAGGAACCACGGCACGAGCCGGGCGAGCAGCAGCAGCTGCAGCAGGCCGTAGCCGAACAGCGCGAGCGCGAACGGGTCGAACCGGCCGCCGTCGACCGACAGGTAGGCGTAGCAGGCGACGAACGGCGGCGCGAGCTGCACGCCGATCACCGTCCGGGCCTTCGGGGGCATCGGCGGGCCGGTGCGCAGCCGGTGGGTCACCAGCGGCTCGAGGGTCAGCCAGGAGATCAGCCCGGCGCCCAGGAACATGTAGCCGAGCTCCGTGTGCCCGGCGGGGCCGAGCGCGATCGCGCAGATGAAGTTCGCCGCGACGGTCGGCAGGTAGAAGCCGGGCGTCGTCGCGTCCAGCGGCTGCGTGCCGCGCCACAGCGGGGCGCAGCGCACGACGGAGAACGTCAGCTGCCCGACGATCCCGGCAGCGAGCAGCACCCCGGACACCACGGGCATGTACGGGCGCACGCCGGCCGAGACGAGCACGGCGCCGGCGGGCAGCAGGCTGATGAAGGCGAACTGCCCGGGGTCGCGCCACTCGGCGAGGACGCGCTCGCGTGCGGTGAGGAACCGGTAGCCGTAGATCAGGGCCAGGACGAGCCACACCCCGCAGCCTGCGAGGACGCCGACCTCGCCGACCCAGTGCGGGGCCAGGCCGATCGTGCCGGCGTACCGCCAGGCGGTGCCGAGGCCGAAGATCCCGAGCACCATGCCGAAGAAGCCGACGGGCACCCGCTGCAGCGTCCTCATCCGTCCCCGCCACCCTCGTTCCCGCTGTCGTCGCCCTCGGCGCTGCCGGGACGACGGTAGTGCGGGACGGCACGTCCCGACCGGGACCCGTCGGGGTGTGCCGGAGTATTCTCGGAGCAGCCCGGGCTCCACGACCTCACGGACGAGGGGGTGGCCCGGATCCAGCACCGGAGGGCGCGATGCCCGTCCAACCCCCACCGCCCCCGCGCCGCACGGCCGGCATGGCTCCCGCCGTGGCGATGCCCCTCATGTCGTCCGCGTCGCTTCGCACGGGTGAACGGCTCGAACGGAGGGGTTCCGGCGGGGCCTGGTTCGGCGTCCTCGTGGCGACGCTGCTGGTCGTGGCGCTGGCCGTCCTGATCCTGCAGAACCCGACGCCCGTCGACGTCACGTTCCTGTCGTGGACCGCCACCGTGCCGCTCTCGCTCCTTTTCCTCGGTGTGGCCGTGGGAGTGGGTATCGTCGCTCTCGTCATCGGGTCCCTCCGGACCGCGCAGCTGCGCCGCCGTCTGGCGGAGGAGCGCACGATCACGATGCCCGGGCGCCTCCCGCGCCGGTGAACCACGCCCCTTGCGGGGCCGGCGAGGAAGCGGAGCGACGATGACCGGGACCGATGCGGTACGACCGGGGGTCCTGGCGCCGCCGCGCACGGGCGACCGCCGCGAGCAGTACGTTAGCGACTTCACCGCCCTCACCCAGCGCGTCCAGCAGGCCGGGTTCATGCGCCGCGCCTACGGGTACTACTGGACGAAGCTCATCGGGCTGACCGCGGCCGGTCTCGGGCTCGCCGTCGTGTTCGTGCTCGTCGGCGACACGTGGTGGCAGCTGGTCACCGCGACCGCGCTCGCCCTGCTCATGACGCAGATCGCGTTCCTCGGGCACGACGCCGCGCACCGGCAGATCTTCGTCTCCGGCGGGTGGAACGAGTGGGTCTCGCTCGTGGTCGTCAACCTGTACGCCGGGATGGGCCTGGGCTGGTGGCAGCACAAGCACACCAAGCACCACGCGGCACCCAACACCGTCGGGACCGACCCCGACATCGACCCCGGGATCGTCGCGTTCACGTCCGAGGCCGTCGAGGCCCGACGGACGCCGCTGACGCGCTGGCTGACCGAGCGGCAGGGCTGGTTCTTCTACCCGCTGCTGCTGCTCGAAGGCCTCAACCTGCACGTGCAGGGCATGCGGCGCGTGCTCGGCCGTCGGCCCGTCAAGCGGCGCTGGGTCGAGCTGTCGTTCATCACCGCTCGGCTGAGCAGCTACGTCGTGCTCGTCTTCCTCGTGCTGCCGCCCGGCAAGGCGGCCGCGTTCATCGGCGTGCAGCTGGCCGTGTTCGGCCTGACCATGGGGCTCGCGTTCGCACCGAACCACATCGGCATGCCCGTGGTGCCCCGCGGCGTCAAGGTCGACTTCCTGCGCCGTCAGGTGCTCATGAGCCGCAACATCTCCGGCGGGCGCGGGGTCGACACGCTCATGGGCGGCCTCAACTTCCAGATCGAGCACCACCTGTTCCCGTCGATGGCGCGCCCGCACCTGCGCCGGGTGGCCCCGCTCGTCCGGGCGCACTGCGACGAGATCGGTGTGGGGTACACCTCCACGACGCTCGCGCAGGCCTACAAGGCCGTGACCAGCCACATCAACCAGGTCGGCCGTGGGGCGACCGACGTGTGGGCCTGCCCGCTGGCCACGCAGCTGCGCGTCTGACCCGGGTTTCGCCCGGTCCCCTCCCTTCTGCGGCGGTGGCGGGTCGGGCATCCTTTCGGCGTGCTCGACGACTTCGACCCGGTGCTCGAACGAGCGCGCGCCGGGTCGGGGGACGCGGTCGGCCTGATCTACGAGGACCTCGCCAGGCCCGTCGCCGCGTACCTGCGGGCCAAGGGCGTGCACGAGGTCGAGGACGTCACCAGCGAGGTGTTCCTCGCCGTCTTCACCGGGCTGGGCCGGTTCACGGGCGACCAGGTGCAGTTCCGGTCCTGGGTGTTCACGATCGCGCACCGACGTGTCGTCGACGGCTGGCGGCGCGGGGGGCGTGCGCCCGCCCCCGTGCCGTACGAGCCTGCGGAGGACACCCGCACGTCGCCGAGCGCGGAGGCCGGTGCCCTGGAGTCGGTCGGCACCGACCGGGCGATGGAGCTGCTGGCCACCCTCACCGACGACCAGCGTGAGGTGCTCGTGCTCCGTGTCGTCGCCGACCTGACGGTCGAGGACGTCGCGGCGGTCGTCGGCAAGCGGCCCGGCGCGGTCAAGGCGCTGCAGCGTCGGGGTCTGGCGACCCTGCGACGGCAGCTCGTCACCGAGGGCGTACCCCTGTGAGCCACGTCGACGATGACCTGGACGTGCAGGCGCGACAGGACGAGCGGCTCCTCACGGGTCGCTCCACGGACGAGGACCCGGCCCTCGTCGACCTCGTTGCCGCGCTGCGCGCCTCCGCAAGCCCTGACGCCGGTCCGGCACCGCGTCCCAGCCAGGCGCTGCAGGCCGTGCTGCGCGACGGCCTCCCACCTGTCACCCCGCTCGCCGCGGAGCGGGCCTCGGCGCCCGCCGCGAGGCTGCTCGCGATGCGTCGCCGCACGGTGCGCCGGCTCCTCGGGCTCGGGCTCGCCGCCAAGGTCCTGCTCGGGGCCGGGGTCGCGATGGCTGCGGTCGGTGGCGCGGCGACCTTGGACGTCGTGCCGGACGCGGTCCAGCGCCCGGCGTCCGCCGTGGTGTCCGACGTGCTCGACGTGCTCGGCGTGGACGAGGGCGGCACGGACGTGCCGGTGCCGTCCTCGTCGCCCTCGCCGTCGGCGGTGCCGTCCGTGACGCCGGAGCCCGGCGCGTCCCCGACGGCCGCACCGACAGCCGCACCGACAGTCGCACCGACAGCGTCGCCGGGGCGGTCCGCGGATGCGCCCGGGCACACCGGAGAGACCGGTCCGGCGACCGACGGCGGGGTCGGGGCGAGCGGCCAGGAGACCCCCGGCGAGGCTGCGTCCTCGGGCGGGGTCGGGAAGGCGGTCCCTGCCGTGCCCGCGGTTCCGGCGACGCCCGCGACCGGTCGAGGTGCGACCACGGCACCGGGGCGGGCGGACGGGTCCGCCGCCGCGCCTGCCGCGCCTGCGGTCCCCGCCGCACCGGCCGAGCCTGCCGGCAGGCCGACGTCCGCAGGACGGCCCGCGGACGGGTAGTGCTGCGGTGCTCGCCCCCGGGCGTAGCCGTGGCCACCCTGTCGCTTTTTCACCCGTTCAGGCCAGTACCTGCAGGTACGGGTGGTGCGATGACCGTCGTGGAGGCGGCGATCGGACCGTGTCCGGCGAGGTCGTCCCCGAGGGCGACGGGTCGAGGGAGGGTCCTGATGAACGCGGCAGTCCTGACGACGGTCCTCACCGGTCTGAGCGGGCTCGGTCCGGGTCGGTCCGAGGAGTGCGCTCCGGGCGCCGCAGGGCATCACGCCGACCTCCCGGTGGCCGGCTACGCACCGGCGACCGCGCCCGCCGGTGCCGCGCCGGTGGGGCTGCGCCGGGTCTCCGACGACGGGCGTCGTGACTGACCCGAACCCCTTGAGCTGCCGCCTCGCAGGGCGGCCGACGAGCAGCCGGGCTGCCGTCGAGGGCTCGTGCTCCGGTGCCGACCGGGTCACGAGCCCTTCGTCGTCCCCGCGCCGTGGCGGCCCCGAGCGACTCGGTGCCCGTCCGGCGCATGATGGGCGGGTGACCGCTGCCCCGCGCGTGCCTGGTGCACCGGACGTGCCGCCCGATCCCTCAGGGGCCGGTGGCGACGAGGCGACCTCGGCGGAGGTGCGCACGGCACGGCTTCTCGTGGCCGCCCAGATGGTGCTGCTCGCCCTGCTCGTGCTGCTGCCGGGTGGCGAGGCCTGGCCGGTGCCGTCGTGGTTGCGCGTGCTGTGCGCGGCGGGCGTGGCGGTCGGTCTGGTGGTCATGGTGCTGGCAGGAACGGCCTTGGGGCGCGGGCTGACGGCGGTCCCGCTGCCCAACCGTCACGCGGTGCTGCGCACCGGGGGGCTGTACCGGGCCGTGCGGCACCCGATCTACACGGGCCTGCTGCTGACGACCGGCTCGTTCACGGTGGCGTCGGGCAGCGTGCCCCGGGCGCTGGCCTTCGTGGTTCTGGTGGTGCTGCTGCGCGGGAAGGCCCGCTGGGAGGAGGAGCGCCTTGCGCGGGCGTTCCCGGGGTACCGGGAGTACGCCGCGCGGACACCGAGGTTCGTGCCGGGAGGTCGACGCCGCGGCGGGCGGTGACCTCCCGGCACGCAGGGATCAGCGGGCGACCTCGGAGAGCATGGACAGCTCCGGCTCGCCGTCCTCCCACCGGTCGAACGGCAGGCCGTCCGCCCCGGCGAGAAGGGTCGGGGCTCCCGCCTGGAGCGCCTCCATCGATCCCCACAGCGAGATCGCGACGATCTTCCCGGTGGCGGGGTCCTGGAAGGCGCCGATGTGCTCCAGGCCGTCCAGGCCGTCGGCCGCGGTGTTGATCGCGGACATCGCGGCGAGCAGGTCGTCGACGTGCTCGGGTCGGGGCTGGTGCACGGCGTGCATGAGGATGCGGGTCATGGTCGTCCCTCCGGTTGGTGCTCCGTTGACTGATACGGGTGCTCGCTGGTCGTGGTCAGGGCGGCGAGGATGACCTGCCAGCCGCGGGAGTAGCCGCCGGCAGCACTCGTGGTGGTGCGCAGCTGCTCGGGCGAGAGGCGTTCCCAGCCTCGGTGCTCGAGCTCCACCCGGGTGAGCTGCGGTCCGAGCTCCTGGAACCGGACCTCCACCTCGGTGCCGCCGGCGAAGACCTCCCAGCTCAGCGCGAACCGGGTCGGTGGCTCCCAGAGGAGGACGTGGCCCCAGGTCGCGGTGGTGCCGTCGCCGCGCGTCTCGAACACCCGACCGTCGAGCTCGGGGGTGAAGGTCACGTCGACGACCTGGTCCTGGCCCAGTGAGTACGGGCGCACGGGCCACCACCGGCCGATGTGACGGACGAAGGTGTCGAAGGTGTGCGGTCGACCGGCGCGCACGAGCGTCGATCGGCGGATCGGCTCGGCGGTCATCCGGCGTGCCTGGCGGCGGCGGAACGGTCGCCCGTCCGGGCCGGCCCTACCTCGTTCGTCCCTACCTCGTTCGTCCCTACCTCGTTCATCTCAGCCTCGGCGAGCTCGCGGGCGGTGTCCAGCGACGTCGACCAGAGGTCCTCGAGGAAGAGACGCAACGGCGCCAGGCCCGAGAGGTCGGCGCGGTAGAGCCGCCGGGTGCCGTCGCGACGCTCGTGCAGGAGGCCGGCGGAGCGCAGGACGCCGAGGTGCTGCGACACCGCCGGGCGGCTGATGTCGAACTCGGCGGCGATCTCGCCGGCCGGGAGCTCGCGGTCCGCAACGAGGTGCAGGATCGCGCGTCGTCGAGGTTCGGCGACGGCGCGAAGGGCGTCGTCGAGCGGCTCGGTCATGGTGCGGCTCCTCGTTCGGACGGTAACCGAGACGAGTGTCGCATCTGACTTACGTAAGTGGCAACTAACGCTTTGTCGAGGCGGTCACCGTGAACTTGGCGTTGCGCGCCACCTGGCGCGTCGGACCCACCGCCCGCTCGAGCGCCGGCCGGTAGAGCAGGTGCGAGTTCCACACCGTCCACAGCTCACCGCCCGGTCGCAGCACGCGCCCGGCCGCCGCGAAGAGCTTGTGCGCGACCCCGGTGTGCACCGACGCCCCCACGTGGAAGGGCGGGTTGAGCACCACGAGGTCGACCGAGGAGTCGGGCAGGGTCGCCGCGGCGTCGTCGCGCAGCACCTCGACCCGGTCGGCCACCCCGTTGGCCCGGGCGGTCGCCAGCGCCGAGGCGACGGCGGCCGCGGAGTCGTCGGTCGCCACGACCTGCAGCGCAGGACGCGCCACGGCCAGTGCCGCGGCCACGACACCGGTGCCGCAGCCCAGGTCGACGGCACGGGTCGCGTCGGGAGCCATCGCGTCGAGCGAGCCGAGCAGGAACCGGGTGCCGAGGTCGAGACGGGTCCCCGCGAACGCCGATCCGTGCGCGCAGATCGTCAGGCCCAGCTCCGCGTGGTGCTCGGACGCTGGCCAGGTCGTCGTCGGGCGCTCCGCGGCCGGGCGGGGTGAGGAGGCGACCAGCACGCGCGATTTCTGCCGGGCCAACCGGGCCTCGACCGTGCCCAGGTATCGGCCCAGGACCTCGTTCATCGCGACCGACATGTGCTTGACCCGGCCGCCGGCGACCACCACCACCTGCGGGTCGGCATGCTCGGCGACCAGCGCGGCGATCTCGTCGAGCGCGTCCAAGGACCTCGGCAGCTGCAGCAGCACGACCCGGGCGCCGGTCAGGAGCGTCGCGTCCAGGTCGTGCGAGGTGAAGGTGTCCGTCAGCCCGGCGCGGTCGGCGTTGGCTGCCAGCGCTCGTTCGCCGGTCAGCGCGTCCTGGTGGGTGCGGACGGCCGTCGCGCCGTGCAGGGCCGCCGCGCCCAGGGTGAGAGCGCCGTAGCGGTCACCGATGACGACGACCGTCCCGGTGGGGGCCGCAGCGAGCGCCTCCGCCGCCTCGTCCAGGATCAGCCGGTCGGTCGCGTCGACCGCGACCAGGTTAGGTGCCTCGACGTCGGGGAAGCGGCGCAGCGCCTCGAACGAGAAGTCGGCCATCGGTGGTGCTCCCTGCGGTCGGGTCCGTCGGTCCTCGAACCGGGCGCGTCGCGCGGGGCGCGGACGACAGAGCCGGGTCCTGGGCGGCCGGGTGTCGGCGTCGCCGTGCTGACGGGCGCCCCGAGACTACCCGGCCGGTCTCGTCCGCCCCCTCGCGGGCTGTCGGCCGGGCCGGGTGTCAGCCGTCCGCGAGCGACCGCCCGGCCTGCCCCGGGCCGAGCGAGCGGAGCGTGGAGCGCAGTCGCTGCGGGAGCCCGGCGACGACGTTGTCGTAGGAGTCCTCCACGAGCTCGGCCACCAGCGCACGGTCGACGTCCGGGGCCAGCACGACGCTCACCCAGTGCTTCTTGTTCATGTGGTACCCGGGCAGCACGGCCTCGTGCTCGGCGACGAGCAGCGGCACCTCGTCGGGCTCGGCCTTGAGGTTGACGATCATGTGCTCGCTGACCCGTGGGACGTGCATGAGCAGCGCGAACACCTTGCCGTGCACCCGGAACACGTCCGTCTCCGGGCCGAACGGGTTGTCCTGCGTCGCGCCGGGCAGCGCCAGGCACGTGCTGTGGCACCAGGCGGCGGCGTCGTGATGGGCGGGGAGCACCCGCCCATCATGCTCGGCCCCGCCGACAGGGACCCGCGCGCCTCGGTGGGGCCCGGTCGGTGTCAACCTGAGGCTCGTGCCGTGCGTGGAAGGGGTGTGACAGCACTCGTGATGGACGCGTGGCCCGAGCCGGGCGCGGAGGCGTCGGCGGCCGACGTCGACGTGGTGCTCACGACCGCCGGTCGACGCGACCGTGACGCGGAGTTCACCGCGTTCGCCGCCCAGGCGCGCGAGCCGCTCGCTCGGCTGGCCTGGCTGCTGTGCGGTGACACGCACCAGGCCGCCGAGCTCGTCCAGACCGCGCTGGTGCGCACCTACGTCGCCTGGCCGCGTGCGAGGGAGGGCGATCCGTTGCGCTACGCCCGCCGGGTGCTCTCCAACGCCCGGATCGACCTGTGGCGGCGTCGTCGTCGCGAGGTCCTGCTCGCGCCGACGGACCTGCCCGAGCGCGCGGCCGTCGGGTACGGCGCGGGTGGCGGCGTCGAGGAACGCGACGCGCTCGTGCGCGCGCTCATGCTGCTCAGCCCCCGCCAGCGGCGCGTCGTGGTGCTGCGGTACATGGTCGGGCTGTCCGAGCGGGAGGTGGCCGACGACCTCGGGGTCACGGTCGGCACGGTGAAGACGCAGGCGTCTCGGGGACTACGCCGGCTGCGCTCGACCATGACCGAGCTCGGCGCGCACGGCGACCGGGTCGTCGGCACGGCGGCAGGCCAGCCGGTCCGGGCAGCAGAGGGCGGCGCGTCCGGGTCGGGGACGACCGGGCGAACCGTGACGGGTGCAGCGGAGGAGGTCGGGCGACGTGCGTGAGGTGGACGAGCAGGACGCGACGTGGGCGCGCGAGGTGTTCGCCCGTGCCACGGACGGCGCACCGGACGTGTCCGTGGACGTGCCGACGGCGCTGCGCAGGGGGCGGCGCCGTCGGGCGGTCCGGGCGGTGGGGGTGCCGGGGGCGTTCGCGATCGGGGTGCTCGGCGCTGTGCTGATGCTCCCGCACGTCGTCCCGGGACCCACGCCGGCCGCGGTGGCGCCGACCGCCACCGGCGTGTCGGCCACGCCTTCGCCGTCGCCGTCCGACGGGGCGGCCGCGCTGACGGACCTCGTCGAGGACGCGCGGCGTGAGGCCGAGCACGACCGCGCGGTCGAGGAGCTGCTCGCGCAGCGCGAGGCGGCGCGGATCGCGGCCGAGGCGGCGGCCGCCGCGAAGACCCCGGACGACTACCTCGAGCTCGGGCCGATGACCGCGGACTCGGTCGTCGAGCTGTTCGCCCTCGCGGAGGTGCCCGACGTCGACCTGGTCAGGGTGATCCCCTCGGATCGCTGGCCTGCACGGATGGACAGGTGCATGCAGGACCGTGGCGGCTGGCACTTTGCCGCGGTCGGTGAGGGCGGCTGGCGGGTCGGCCCGCAGGGCGCCGACCAGGACGCGCTCGGTGCTGCGCTCTACGCGTGCCTGGTGATGTTCCCCGAGGAACCCTGACGGGAGGTCGCGTCGCTACCCTGCACGGGTGCAGCCGATGACCCCTTGCCCGTGCGGCTCCGGTGACCCGTGGGACGCCTGCTGCGGTCCGGTGCTCGACGGCTCTCGTGCGGCCGCGACCGCGGAGGCGCTCATGCGCTCGCGGTACAGCGCGTTCGCGGTCGGCGACCGTGCCTACCTGCTGGCCACCTGGCACCCCTCGACCCGACCGGCCGAGCTCGACCTGGACGACGACGTCGAGTGGCGGCGGCTGACCGTCCTGGGCACCTCGGCGGGCGGGCCGTGGGACGAGACGGGCACGGTCGAGTTCGTCGCCGCCTACCGGACGTCCGACGGGCGGGGACGGCTGCACGAGCGCAGCCGGTTCGTCCGCGAGGGCGGCCGCTGGTCCTACGTCGACGGCGACGTGCAGCCCTGATCCGTCGGCGGCAGGATCGGCGCACGAGCAGTCTGCGGAGCCCGTGCAGGTCGCGTGGCAGAGGGCAGGAACGATGGGCGAGGACTCCGAGCGGAGCCACGGGTCGGCCGTCGAGGCCGTCCTGGTCGACCCGCGGGACGTGAACCGGGAGGGGCGACCGCCGCGGTTCCGCGTGGCGCTGTGGACCGGCACGCCGTACGACGTGGCGGACGGTGGCACGACCTGGTCGAGCCATGAGGAGACGTACGAGCTGCGTGGTGTCGACGTGCTCGGCGCGGTCGCGTGGGCCGAGGACCGTGCGCGCGTGACGCCGGACCTGGTGCTGGTCGAGGTGCTGACGGTGCACGACTGCGACGGGGGAGGGCTCACGTCGCAGCGGTTGTGGGTCGGCCGTCGGGCGGCGGGTTGACGGTGGGTGATTACCGGGTAACCTCATCCATGGTTACTCGGTAAGTCAGTCGATCCAGGGGGCCCGTCAGATGTCGATCCGTCAGGGGATGCTCGCGCTGCTCGCCGAGCAGCCGATGCGCGTCTACCAGCTGCGTCAGCAGTTCGAGCAGCGCACGGGCGGCACGTGGCCGCTCAACATCGGGCAGGTCTACACGACCGTGCAGCGACTGGTCCGGGACGGCCTGGTCGAGCACGCGCCCGCCGAGCCGGACGATGACGGCGAGTGGTTCCGGCTCACCGACACCGGCCGGGCCGAGGCCACCGCGTGGTGGTCGCGACCCGTCGAGCGCGGGGCACCGGCGCGCGACGAGCTCGTCATCAAGCTCGCGCTGGCGGTCACCGCGCCGGGCGTCGACGTCCGCGACGTGATCCAGCGACAGCGCCGCGAGTCGATGCGCGCGCTGCACGACTACACGCGCCTGAAGTCCGCCCCGACCGAACCGGGTGCGGCCGACGAGCTCGCATGGTCGCTCGTCCTCGATCACCTCGTGTTCGCCGCGGAGGCCGAGGTGCGCTGGCTCGACCACGTCGAGGCACGAGCGTCCCGGGCGGCGTCCGAGGGCCGTCCTGCCACGCCGACGAGCGAGGGACCCGACGACGTGCGCGACGAGTCCGCGCGTACCGCGACCGCAGCGGCGTCCGAGCGGCGGACCGTCCGATGAGCCCCGCAGGGCCCGTCCTGCTCACGCTGGCCGACGTCACCCGGGTGCACGGCAGCGACGAGGTCGCGGTGCACGCGCTGCGCGGCGTCGGCCTCGAGGTCCGGCTCGGCGAGCTCGTGGCGGTCATGGGCGCCTCCGGCTCGGGCAAGTCGACGTTGCTCAACATCGCCGGCGGGCTCGACACCCCGACCGCCGGCTCGGTCGTGCTCGACGGCACGGAGCTGACCGGCCTCGACCAGAAGGCCCGTGCGGCGCTGCGCCGGCGGTCGGTCGGCTACGTGTTCCAGGACCTCAACCTCATCCCGGCCCTCACGGCCGTGGAGAACGTGTCCCTGCCGCGTGAGCT
Coding sequences within:
- a CDS encoding fatty acid desaturase family protein, which encodes MTGTDAVRPGVLAPPRTGDRREQYVSDFTALTQRVQQAGFMRRAYGYYWTKLIGLTAAGLGLAVVFVLVGDTWWQLVTATALALLMTQIAFLGHDAAHRQIFVSGGWNEWVSLVVVNLYAGMGLGWWQHKHTKHHAAPNTVGTDPDIDPGIVAFTSEAVEARRTPLTRWLTERQGWFFYPLLLLEGLNLHVQGMRRVLGRRPVKRRWVELSFITARLSSYVVLVFLVLPPGKAAAFIGVQLAVFGLTMGLAFAPNHIGMPVVPRGVKVDFLRRQVLMSRNISGGRGVDTLMGGLNFQIEHHLFPSMARPHLRRVAPLVRAHCDEIGVGYTSTTLAQAYKAVTSHINQVGRGATDVWACPLATQLRV
- a CDS encoding ArsR/SmtB family transcription factor, which gives rise to MTEPLDDALRAVAEPRRRAILHLVADRELPAGEIAAEFDISRPAVSQHLGVLRSAGLLHERRDGTRRLYRADLSGLAPLRLFLEDLWSTSLDTARELAEAEMNEVGTNEVGTNEVGPARTGDRSAAARHAG
- a CDS encoding class I SAM-dependent methyltransferase — translated: MADFSFEALRRFPDVEAPNLVAVDATDRLILDEAAEALAAAPTGTVVVIGDRYGALTLGAAALHGATAVRTHQDALTGERALAANADRAGLTDTFTSHDLDATLLTGARVVLLQLPRSLDALDEIAALVAEHADPQVVVVAGGRVKHMSVAMNEVLGRYLGTVEARLARQKSRVLVASSPRPAAERPTTTWPASEHHAELGLTICAHGSAFAGTRLDLGTRFLLGSLDAMAPDATRAVDLGCGTGVVAAALAVARPALQVVATDDSAAAVASALATARANGVADRVEVLRDDAAATLPDSSVDLVVLNPPFHVGASVHTGVAHKLFAAAGRVLRPGGELWTVWNSHLLYRPALERAVGPTRQVARNAKFTVTASTKR
- a CDS encoding GGDEF domain-containing protein — protein: MTPPHGHAAADPGARPPGAVAPALVDAWADDPLVAPLLRRAPRWVYARGPAIGIGRLLVGFVVLAVVASMKIARHRPPDLPAPNPGTAPLLVAALLAVLAVLTAMLSRRLWDRWSTMLYPAGALVVLGAASAAIDHDAGLWSGLIPLTFVYTGLFHQRWASLALLPLAWWAESSGFRDLSITEDYRLLVHGVAWVVTGVALSTLRAHQRISRARLAELSVTDPLTGLGNRRGLEQRLSGLAAGDCVVICDFDRFKDLNDAFGHAAGDEMIALFGSTVRRVLLPDDYAARYGGEEFALVLAHTSVADAVDAVDTLRMAWLARDPAVTFSAGIAAYDGTGDGLAALTEADRALYLAKESGRDQSRTGSTG
- a CDS encoding LapA family protein codes for the protein MPVQPPPPPRRTAGMAPAVAMPLMSSASLRTGERLERRGSGGAWFGVLVATLLVVALAVLILQNPTPVDVTFLSWTATVPLSLLFLGVAVGVGIVALVIGSLRTAQLRRRLAEERTITMPGRLPRR
- a CDS encoding methyltransferase family protein, encoding MTAAPRVPGAPDVPPDPSGAGGDEATSAEVRTARLLVAAQMVLLALLVLLPGGEAWPVPSWLRVLCAAGVAVGLVVMVLAGTALGRGLTAVPLPNRHAVLRTGGLYRAVRHPIYTGLLLTTGSFTVASGSVPRALAFVVLVVLLRGKARWEEERLARAFPGYREYAARTPRFVPGGRRRGGR
- a CDS encoding RNA polymerase sigma factor, producing MLDDFDPVLERARAGSGDAVGLIYEDLARPVAAYLRAKGVHEVEDVTSEVFLAVFTGLGRFTGDQVQFRSWVFTIAHRRVVDGWRRGGRAPAPVPYEPAEDTRTSPSAEAGALESVGTDRAMELLATLTDDQREVLVLRVVADLTVEDVAAVVGKRPGAVKALQRRGLATLRRQLVTEGVPL
- a CDS encoding PLDc N-terminal domain-containing protein is translated as MGHHREWKDLSAGRKVGIVVVSAAQVALAGAAFRDLARRPAEQVDGPKLAWGLALLVNWIGPIAYFTKGRLPQA
- the tehA gene encoding dicarboxylate transporter/tellurite-resistance protein TehA — its product is MRTLQRVPVGFFGMVLGIFGLGTAWRYAGTIGLAPHWVGEVGVLAGCGVWLVLALIYGYRFLTARERVLAEWRDPGQFAFISLLPAGAVLVSAGVRPYMPVVSGVLLAAGIVGQLTFSVVRCAPLWRGTQPLDATTPGFYLPTVAANFICAIALGPAGHTELGYMFLGAGLISWLTLEPLVTHRLRTGPPMPPKARTVIGVQLAPPFVACYAYLSVDGGRFDPFALALFGYGLLQLLLLARLVPWFLQGGFSPGLWAFSFGLAAMANTALRLDHATGTLGMRVLAVVVLVLANVLLLALVAQTLVLLVRGRLVPPASVPPTPPTPPALTPAADGPS
- a CDS encoding SRPBCC domain-containing protein; translated protein: MTAEPIRRSTLVRAGRPHTFDTFVRHIGRWWPVRPYSLGQDQVVDVTFTPELDGRVFETRGDGTTATWGHVLLWEPPTRFALSWEVFAGGTEVEVRFQELGPQLTRVELEHRGWERLSPEQLRTTTSAAGGYSRGWQVILAALTTTSEHPYQSTEHQPEGRP